TGTTTGATATTTATAAGTTGGTCATCACGGGGGGATTCCTCACGCCGGTTGCTTGCTTTGCTCCACCTGCTTCCCCCGCAGTCGGTCACTCGACGTCGAATCGAacggagatgatgatgatggggaGCCCACCGGAGTCCCACCGCCGCATGAGCCGCTCCTACAGCGAAACCACCGATTCCACCGCCCCATTCAGCGAGTGCCGGAGCGATCGCACTGGCGACCTCGACGGCCTGCTGGTCTGCTCCGACGACGACTTCTCGGACGAGATGGTCCGCGGCTTCATATTGGACCTCGAGTCGCCCTCCGTCGAGTCGCAGCTTCGCGCCGTCATGGTGCTCCGCTTTCTTGCCAAGAACAGCACCGAGAACCGCCTCCGCATCGCCCGCGCCGGCGCCGTCGCCCCCCTCGTCGCCCTCCTCTCCCACCCAGACCCGCAGATGCAGGAGCACGGCGTCACCGCCATCCTCAACCTCTCTCTGTGCGACGAGAACAAGGCCCCCATCGCCGCCGCAGGCGCCGTCTGCCACCTCGTCCGCGCCCTCCGCGCCGGCACCCCCGCCGCGCGGGAGAACGCCGCCTCCGCCCTCTTCCGCCTCGCTCAGCTCGACGACCTCCGCGCCGTCCTCGCCGGCTCCGGCGCCATCCCACCTCTCGTCGCCCTCCTCGAGACCGGCAGCCCCCGCGGCAAGAAGGACGCCGCCACCGCCCTCTACGTGCTGCTGGCGACCAAGGACAACGTCGCCCCGGCGGTGGAGGCCGGGGTGGTGCACCCGCTGCTGGACCTGATGGCCGATCCAAACTCCGGGATGGTGGACAAGGCGGCCTTTGTGCTCCTCTCCGTGCTGGCGACATCGGAGGGCCGGGCCGCGACGGTGGACGAGGGCGGGGTGCCGGTACTGGTGGACATGTTAGAGACGGGCAGAGGGAAGCAGAAGAAGGTGGCGATGCTGTCACTCCTACAGATCTGCCAGGAGAGCGACGCTCACCGGAGGCTGGTCGTCCGCGAGGGCGCCATCCCGCCGCTCATCGCCCTCTCCCAATCCTCCAGAGACTGCGAGAAGAAGGTTGGTAACCTCACCTCGCCATCCCGTGCGGTTCTCCGACTCCAACCTCTATTtaattatcttcttcttttttttttgactcggtataaattatttttttacgatTAAATAAACAGGCGGAGGCGTTGGTCGAGTTGTTGCGGCAGCCAACCGAGAACGGCGTCAGCCGGACATGTGGCCAATTAGAAACCATGGTCACCTGACGGGCCGTCAGCGCTCGTCTCACGAGTGCATCGACGGAGTAGGTGGCAACGTGACACAGCATGCACTCGTTGCTTAGGTAGCGTCCGGAATCGTCGTCGCGGACGATGCACAATATGTAAATTTCAGAGCAGGAGGAACCtttttcttaaatatattttcttttatttatagcaaagaaaaagaaagaataaatCGTGTATGTGTGGCGACTGCTAATTAAAGAGCTTCACAGTTTTCCATCGCCACGCCCATCGTTGCTTGGGTCGGTGGAGGGGAGAGCAGTTGTGGAATTAAAGGAAGGCGTCGTGGGTCGGCTATTTAGTGCTCCGTCGTACGCCACAGCTCGGCGTTAATGGTGCACTGTCGGCCGTGCAAGTGGGCGTGAGCCGATGCCGCCGCATCAAGTCGTCCCTGAGAAGTCGTAGATCGGGTCGAAGCCGCGGATACTCCTCGTTAGCAGAAGTGGGATCGCCAGCGACGATGGCGGTTCCTATCGATGCGCCTGGTAAGTGTTCGATTCATGGGCGCTGAGAATGACAGTATCGGCCGTTCTCTGCACGTTTTTACTCTCTGTTAGTGTTGAGACTCTACTAATATGATTAAGCTATCATCGGGAGACACAATCGAACATGGGCGTCGTCAGTGACACCTCGAGACTCCCAAGTCAATGGCGGTCTCACTCGGAGGCTTCCATTTGGATTTGGATATAGGAGAATCTCTTAGGCTGTAGGATTGGCCGAGTCAATACAACCTCGACATCTTTCTGCAGGTCACCAAGGGCCAACCCGACCAGATGAACTGTATCTTTTCCCACCTTCCATCTTCCACTGTTTTCTCAACATTTTATAACAGTGAGTTGAAGTTTTTTACGAAGAGTCCAATATACTCGTAGGATATAATATTTCCTCTCGTATGCAAGTGAGTTTAAGttttgttgtgggaaacaactttgagctgtGGTCTCGGGGTCGACGCGACTCGGTTCGGGTACGGACAATGGGGATCTCTTTGGGGTGTCTCTCGGGCCCGCTGAGGGGGTCGGGTGCGACGTCCGATCGGGACAGAGTAGCCGTCTCCTTcgggcaagaactcctcgcctgTGCGTCCGGCGGGAACCTTCGgcctcgcacctgcacaaaggtcgggacagggtgctcggcccgacccctccgacgatcaagttacggggtgtggagggggttttggatgaagaagtgttttttgTGTCTCCTCCCCTTCCTgttcagaatgcgagggtatttatagggaagcttactgtttcctgatgtgcccgcttatagggggcaggctggtagcgtctgacaacaACGTTGCCGTGGCGTGAGGAACCGAGCCTGGGtaggtgttaatgcgcctcgaccgacgttctggtccgtttgaccggGTGTTGtcacgtcgatcgaggcgtgaggtgtCATCTGACgttagccgagtcttatcataattactatccgcatcatattcccccccggaaagaagctatgcgtcggtcgttgtgacgggagtccgaggcatggctttagctTTCAGGCAGGCTGGTCGCGCAACCGCAGTCTCCGGGAGCatggggtcgaggagcacgacgcaagcgggctagccacacaggtgtgtctcggggagcatggagccaaggagcatgacgcaggcgggttggccgcgcaggtgtgtctcggggcatagagccgaggagcacgacataggcggactggccgcgcaagtgtgtctcaggaagcatggagctgaggagcacgacgcaggcgggctggccgcgcatgcgtgtctcgggaagcatggagccgaggagcacgacgcaggcgggctaaccgcgcaggtgtgtctctggtcattgagccgaggagcacaacgcaggcgggttggccgcgcaggcgtgtctcgggagcatggagtcgaggagcacgacgtaggcgggctggccgcgcaagcgtgtctcgggaagcatggagccgaggagcacgacgcaagcgagctggctgcgtaggtgtgtctcggggagcatggagccgaggagcacgacgcaggcgggttggccgcgtaggtgtgtctcggggcatggagtcgaggagcacgatgcaggcggactggccgcgcaggtgtggtctcgggtatcatgcggtcgaggagcacgacgcaggcgaacagaccgtgcaggtgtggtctcgggcagcaggccgccctgaggggggctcggcagtctacggccgagggatatggcaaaggccGAAGGACACGacttcaagcgggcaggccgcgctgaggtcggCTCGGGCAGTCTGTGGTCGAGCGACGTGGCTCGAGCCGAGGGACACAACTcgggcaggcgtgtctcgggagcatggagccgaggagcacgacgtaggcgggctggccgcgcaggcgtgtctcggggcatggagccgaggagcacgacgtaggcgggctggccacacAGGCGTGTCTcgagagcatggagccgaggagcatgatgtaggcgggctggccgtgcaggcgtgtctcggggcatggagccgaggggcacgacgcaggcgggctaaccACGTAGGCGTGTCTcaggaagcatggagccgaggagcacaacgcaggcgggctggccgcgcaggtgtgtctcggggagcatggagctagggagcacgacgcaggtgggctggccgcgcaggtatcTCGGGGCATGAAGCCgatgagcacgacgcaggcatactggccgcgcaagtgtggtctcgggtatcatgcggccgaggagcatgacgcaggcgcgcaggccgcacaggtgtggcCTCGGACAACAGGTCGCCCTGAGGGGGGCTCggcagtctatggccgagggatATGACAAAGGCCGAAGGACACGacttcaggcgggcaggccgtgctgAGTTCGACTCGGGCAGTCTGTGGTCGAGGGACGTGGCTcgggccgagggacacgactcgggcaggcgtgtctcgggagcatggagccgaggagcacgacgtaggcgggctggccgcgcaggcgtgtctcggggcatggagccgatgagcacgacgtaggcaggctggccgcgctgaGGTCGACTCGAGTAGGTATGTctcgggagcatggagccgaggagcacgatgtaggcgggctggccgcgcaagcgtgtctcggggcattgagccgaggagcacaacgtaggcgggctggccgcgcaggcgtgtctcgggaagcatggagccgatgagcacgacgcaagcgggctggccgcgctggtgtgtctcggggcatggagccgaggggcacgacgcaggtggactggccgcgcaggtgtggtctcgggtatcatgcggtcgaggagcacgacgcaagcgggcaggccgcgtaggtgtggtctcgggcatcatgcagtCGATGAGCACTACGCAGGCGAGCaggtcgcgcaggcgtggtctcgggcagcaggcCGCCTTGAGGGGGGCTCGGTAGTCTACGACCGAGGGATATGGAAAAGGCCGAAGGACACGacttcaggcgggcaggccgcgctgaggtcgaCTCGGGAAGTCTGTGGTCGAGGGACGTGGCTcgggccgagggacacgactcaagcgggcaagTCGCCCAGAGGTGAGCTCggcagtctatggccgagggatCTGGCCAAGGTCGAAGGACACGACTTCAGGCAGGCAAGCCATACTGAGGTCGACTCGGGCAGTCTGTGGCCGAGGGACGTGGCTCGGGCCGAGAgaaacgactcaggcgggcaggccgtgctgAGGTGAACTTGGGCGGGCAGGTAGCCTTGAGGAGAGCTCGGCAGTTCACGGCCGAGGGATGTGGCAAAGGCCGAaggacacgactcaggcgggcaggcgcgCTGAGGTCGTCTCGGCAGTCTTTGGCCGAGCCATGTATATTCAGAAGGATTTTAGGCCGGGGCTAACCGCGAGCCGGGAGGTAGTTaggtagatactgaaccttcgcttcggaagagactgaggcagggcttaAATTTCTTTTCACGGGGACTACATTGAATAGCTGTCGCGGGTGCTTGACCCCTTCTATGGAGCCCGCTGTCGAAAGTTGTCCCTTTTCCTCATGGCCGCCCAGGCCTCCGCCGCGATGTACTAgctagcccgctggagcatctctggcaccgtggtggggggtcgctccacgagggaccagaggaatctggaaggtcgcaggtcTATTATAAATGCCTGCACCAACAGACAAGGGTGAGTGTCCGGCAAgccccggatttgcgtggcaaagcgatccacaaaatgtgagaggagCTCGTCCTCcatttgtttgagtccgaggagcagtgtcGCGGAGGGCTTTGGCCGTGCGTAGgttacgaagtggagctcgaagcctttggcaagctggtcgaaggaagcaaTCGTTCCGACCTTCAAGCTGCCATACCACGAgtgggccggccctctcagagtggtaggaAATGCTCTGtacatcagggcatcagaggttccgtatagcgccatttgggcgcgaaaagcagctacgtggtccgtcaggtcggtggagccatcgtaagcgtccagagaggggagctggaagtccggggggcctgtcagatcccgtatctcaagcgtgaagggagacccttggtgtgcgtcctTCCTGAGCTCTTCCTTGGACCTGCAAACCTCTTTCTGCACCTTGTCGAGTCGTtggctgacgaagcgcaactgggcCCGCAGGGAATCCAAAGAGAATCCAAAGAGAGTGTCTCGGGTTCCGGGCGGCCGCTCGGGTTTGtcatcactggatccccgagtggggccggtcGGACCCGAGGAGAAGTCGGGGGCTCGGGAAATGTCATGTGGGCCCGAACAGGCGGCTTGCGTTGTCGCAGTAGTTCGATCTCAGGCGGGTGCGCCGGCTGAGAaatgagcgggataatggtttgcaccatacccaTCAGAGTTCGGACTTGACGggtgaggtcctgaaaggcctcggatgacacggGCGTTGAGTCGGCTAGGGCGTCGTCGGGTGGCGACAAGCCCGTGTCGTTGAATATTTGCCAATATCTTTCTGAGGTCGTGGCAGGGTGTTCatcacgatggtctccgtgcgggggatgttcccccagggcttcggtcgggtgtgacctctcagcGGTGGGCTCATCCGAGcggctcgggtgatcacccgacattccgggcccttcctctagcgccaaaatgttgtgggaaacaactttgagccgtggcctcggggccaacgcgactcggttcgggtccggacgacggggatctccttgGGGCGTCCCTCGGGCCCGCAGAGGGGGTCGGGTGCGGCGTCCGATCGGGATGGAGTAGCCGTCTCcttcgggcaggaactcctcgcctgcgcgtccggcgGGGACCTTCAGCTTCGCacatgcacaaaggtcgggccggggtgctcggcTCGACccgtccgacgatcaagttaggggatgtggagggggttttggatgaagaagtgttttttgTGTCTCCTCCCCTTCATcttcagaatgcgagggtatttatcgggaagcttattgtttcctgatgtgcctacttgcagggggcaggctggtagcgtctaacaacaacgttggcgtggcgtgaggaaCCGAGCCTGggtaggcgttaatgcgcctcgactGGCGTTCTGGTTTGTTTGACCGGGTGCTGtcgcgtcgatcgaggcgtgaggcatcgtctgacgtcaaccgagtcttatcataattactatcctcatcaagcTTAATGAATGAACCAAACCCGACTGAATACATGATGAAATGTATTACACAAATATTAATTTGAATGGGTGAAACAAAGCGACATATAGAGATTTCCAACTCATGGCGTGCTTTGCTATCACCATAAAAGGATTTTGAATTAAGTGATTAGTAATTCTCAACAAGCTGTTCTTGATTGAGTTATTGTAAGTCCTTTCGTAGCAATGATGAGTGCGACAACCTCCAACCATGTTTACAATGAAACGTGGAATCTATTTAAATGTTAGATGGGGAGACATTACATCCTTCTATCATCATTGGGACAATGCTCGATGATTGTGGAACACAGGACTAACTTAAAAAGGGACCCATTAATCTCCTACCAAAATATGGTGATAATTGTGACTGTTGTTTTTTACCCCTTCGTCTTATGCTCTTGCTCACCCTTCTTGTTCGCAGTACACAACCAAAGAACTACTGTAGACTGCACTTCATTCTACACTGTTCTCTTCTGGTTTCTGCCTCCTGCTTTGATCGATTGTTAACTTGCTACCGCATGACTGAGAGCGCATGGAAGCATTCGGTTGACCAAAGACATACTGTATATTGTTCTTACCGGTTTTCTCCCCCTCCTTGAGCTTGGGAAGATTTACTTGTCCATCTACTGCTCCTGAGGACACACACCATTGGCTTGCAAAGGTTTTCAGGATGGCTATTGCAGCAACCTGTATTTTAAGGCCAGAGGATTCATGTAACATGGTGCATTTGATGAGCATCCCCAACACAAAATGGATCTTTGTGGTTTCATGTGAAAAATATACATAGAGATGATATTGaggtaatgtatatttagatagaGCTTGAAAGAGAGATTTTTTTCAATTATATATTTAAGTCTTACATATATATCATAGtgattgatcctcaaatcatatGTTGATCAAGGATTAGAATATATAAGGTgacgaggatagtaattatgataagacttggctgacgtcagatgacgcctcacacaATAGCACCTGGTCGATGCTGAccggaacgtcgaccgaggcgtATTAACACCCTGCTCAAGCTCAATTCCTCACGCTACGCCAACGTTGGTGTCAGACACTACTAGCctaccccctgcaagcgggcacatcaggaaacagtaagcttccctataaataccctctcgttcattagagAGAGAGGAGGGTAGAGACACAAAACCACTTTATATCATGGtgattgatcctcaaatcatat
Above is a genomic segment from Musa acuminata AAA Group cultivar baxijiao chromosome BXJ3-4, Cavendish_Baxijiao_AAA, whole genome shotgun sequence containing:
- the LOC135635428 gene encoding U-box domain-containing protein 4-like, whose protein sequence is MMMMGSPPESHRRMSRSYSETTDSTAPFSECRSDRTGDLDGLLVCSDDDFSDEMVRGFILDLESPSVESQLRAVMVLRFLAKNSTENRLRIARAGAVAPLVALLSHPDPQMQEHGVTAILNLSLCDENKAPIAAAGAVCHLVRALRAGTPAARENAASALFRLAQLDDLRAVLAGSGAIPPLVALLETGSPRGKKDAATALYVLLATKDNVAPAVEAGVVHPLLDLMADPNSGMVDKAAFVLLSVLATSEGRAATVDEGGVPVLVDMLETGRGKQKKVAMLSLLQICQESDAHRRLVVREGAIPPLIALSQSSRDCEKKAEALVELLRQPTENGVSRTCGQLETMVT